One window of Quercus robur chromosome 12, dhQueRobu3.1, whole genome shotgun sequence genomic DNA carries:
- the LOC126709788 gene encoding bifunctional adenosine 5'-phosphosulfate phosphorylase/adenylylsulfatase HINT4 — translation MAGAEAACIFCQIANKSTSATLLHTDEKVIAFQDINPSAVRHYLVIPLEHIPTVKNLERRTEDYSLVSHMLEVGQTLLRRDAPQCTQYRFGFHQPPLNSVNHLHLHCLALPYTPRWKCVKFLSVGSLGFLEAEKLLEKLKPFPPIISKV, via the exons atggcGGGAGCAGAAGCAGCGTGTATCTTTTGCCAGATCGCCAACAAATCCACCTCCGCCACCCTCCTCCACACC GATGAGAAGGTGATTGCCTTTCAAGACATCAACCCTTCTGCTGTCAG GCATTACTTGGTGATTCCTTTGGAGCACATTCCAACAGTAAAAAATCTCGAAAGGAGAACTGAAGACTACTCCTTAG TGAGTCACATGCTGGAAGTGGGGCAAACGCTATTACGTCGAGATGCACCTCAGTGCACACAGTACAG ATTTGGATTTCACCAGCCTCCACTGAACTCTGTTAACCATCTACACCTTCACTGTCTGGCACTACCATACACGCCCAG ATGGAAATGTGTAAAATTCTTGTCTGTGGGATCGCTTGGGTTTCTTGAGGCAGAGAAGTTGTTGGAGAAGCTAAAGCCTTTTCCACCTATTATTTCAAAAGTGTGa
- the LOC126709438 gene encoding proline-rich receptor-like protein kinase PERK2: MTRVQPPIPEAPIEEAAMPTGPSTSTAPAGCQSRPPVATPQLLPTPDPSASTPHASASPTIPSSTPHPSPTVTIPSPNPHSAPTPTIPSPSPHPAPTPTIPSPTPHPSPCPTIPPPTPLPCSGSDVRPPTPQSFLQLSPIPSFDLGTPPDMQQEPPSHSSFSTPSSAIDPPHVQAEQAVGLPTTAEGRPKRISKAPPCGTGGHKHGHNVGPEASDEGHARPPPHYTRRRKIQKR, translated from the exons ATGACACGTGTCCAACCTCCTATCCCTGAGGCCCCGATTGAGGAGGCAGCTATGCCTACCGGCCCAAGCACGAGCACAGCTCCGGCCGGATGTCAATCTCGTCCGCCTGTTGCTACCCCTCAGCTTCTCCCTACCCCCGATCCCTCTGCATCCACCCCACATGCATCCGCCagccccaccatcccttcatCCACCCCACATCCATCCCCTACCGTCACCATCCCTTCACCCAACCCACATTCAGCTCCTACgcccaccatcccttcacctAGCCCACATCCAGCCCCTACgcccaccatcccttcacccaCCCCCCATCCATCTCCTTGCCCCACCATCCCTCCACCCACCCCACTTCCTTGTTCTGGCTCTGACGTCCGTCCACCCACCCCACAGTCATTTCTTCAGCTGTCACCCATTCCATCCTTTGACCTGGGTACCCCACCTGACATGCAGCAGGAGCCACCCTCCCATAGTTCGTTTAGTACCCCTTCTTCAGCCATTGACCCACCCCATGTTCAGGCTGAGCAGGCGGTTGGGTTACCTACAACGGCTGAAGGTCGGCCTAAACGCATATCAAAGGCACCTCCGTGTGGGACAGGGGGGCACAAACATGGACACAATGTTGGGCCCGAGGCATCTGACGAAGGACATGCAAGACCTCCTCCTCATTATACGAGACGGCGTAAGATTCAAAAAAG GTGA
- the LOC126708954 gene encoding lysine-specific demethylase JMJ29-like, with protein sequence MIKTSKRDIPSHEKIHHLQYLICSLLPYLKQICEEQTKEMEIEANIQRKSYSKIEVQQTICYNDERIFCNHCATSIVDLHRSCPTCSYELCLSCCEEIRKESLTSRGKMKFQYINKGYDYMHGGDPLPESCLLKTSKEHVKSFIKWSANGDGSVTCAPKEIGGCGECVLELRRILPLGWISSLEIKAGNLLEMFRAQPTNFKHKCTRKSMKIFRRAASRVDCDDNDLYCPSSRDSLLEEERLHFQQCWTKGEPVIVRDVLEQTAGLSWEPMVIWRALCESVDLDISSKMSEMKAIDCLAGCEVEIKTREFFQGYMEGRTYYNFWPEMLKLKDWPPSNKFEDFLPRHCDEFIRALPFQEYTDPRSGLLNLAVKLPPGVLKPDLGPKTYIGYGLAKELGRGDSVTKLHCDMSDAVNILTHTAEVVLSDKQRSAIATLKERHRAQDWKERLDREELSCPTEKLVHSNGEDMEVLEIADMSKHPSDFDGKIEMSKSDIEGATCPGFSTEQETEETGSALWDIFRREDVPQLEAYLRKHANEFRHTYCSPVEQVVHPIHDQSFYLTLEHKRKLKEEFGVEPWTFVQRLGEAVFIPAGCPHQVRNLKVIKEY encoded by the exons ATGATTAAG ACTTCAAAGAGGGACATACCCAGTCATGAAAAGATTCACCATCTCCAGTATTTGATTTGTTCTTTGCTTCCGTATTTGAAACAAATTTGTGAAGAACAAACTAAGGAAATGGAGATTGAGGCTAATATTCAAA GGAAATCATATTCTAAAATTGAAGTACAACAAACCATTTGTTATAATGATGAGCGTATCTTTTG CAATCATTGTGCAACTTCAATTGTAGACCTTCATCGAAGCTGCCCAACATGTTCTTATGAACTCTGTCTCAGTTGCTGTGAAGAAATTCGAAAGGAAAGTCTTACAAGCCGTGGCAAAATGAAGTTTCAATACATCAACAAGGGCTATGACTACATGCATGGTGGAGATCCTCTACCTGAATCATGTCTTTTAAAAACTTCTAAGGAACATGTTAAGTCCTTTATCAAATGGAGTGCCAATGGTGATGGAAGTGTTACTTGTGCTCCAAAGGAAATTGGTGGGTGTGGTGAATGTGTATTGGAGCTCAGGCGTATCCTTCCACTGGGGTGGATTTCAAGTTTAGAAATTAAAGCAGGAAATTTATTGGAGATGTTTAGAGCTCAACCTACAAATTTTAAGCATAAATGTACTCGAAAGAGCATGAAGATTTTCCGAAGAGCAGCTTCTAGAGTAGATTGTGATGACAATGACTTGTACTGTCCATCTTCAAGGGACAGTCTTCTAGAAGAAGAGCGTTTGCACTTCCAACAGTGTTGGACTAAAGGTGAACCAGTTATTGTTCGTGATGTTCTTGAACAGACAGCTGGTTTAAGCTGGGAGCCAATGGTCATCTGGCGTGCGTTATGTGAAAGTGTGGATTTGGATATCAGCTCAAAAATGTCAGAAATGAAGGCCATTGATTGCCTGGCTGGTTGTGAG GTGGAGATTAAGACCCGTGAATTTTTTCAAGGCTATATGGAAGGTAGAACATACTATAACTTTTGGCCTGAGATGCTTAAACTAAAGGACTGGCCCCCCTCTAACAAGTTCGAGGATTTTTTGCCCCGTCATTGTGATGAATTTATCCGTGCATTGCCATTTCAAGAGTACACAGATCCTAGGTCAGGCCTCCTTAACTTAGCTGTCAAGTTGCCTCCTGGTGTGTTGAAACCAGACCTGGGTCCAAAAACATATATCGGATATGGGCTCGCAAAGGAGCTTGGAAGAGGGGACTCTGTAACTAAGCTTCATTGTGATATGTCAGATGCG GTGAATATTTTGACACATACAGCAGAAGTAGTGTTGAGTGACAAGCAGCGCTCAGCAATTGCAACCTTAAAAGAAAGGCATAGGGCCCAAGATTGGAAGGAGCGTCTAGATCGAGAGGAGTTAAGCTGTCCAACTGAAAAACTTGTTCATAGCAACGGTGAGGACATGGAGGTCCTAGAAATTGCAGATATGAGCAAGCATCCATCTGATTTTGATGGTAAAATTGAGATGTCAAAAAGTGACATAGAAGGGGCTACTTGTCCTGGTTTCTCCACAGAacaagaaacagaagaaacaggCAGTGCTTTATGGGACATTTTTCGGAGGGAAGATGTTCCTCAATTAGAGGCATATCTTAGAAAGCATGCAAACGAATTTAGGCACACCTATTGTTCACCTGTTGAACAG GTTGTCCACCCAATTCATGACCAATCCTTTTATTTAACTTTGGAGCACAAAAGGAAGCTAAAGGAAGAATTTG GTGTTGAACCGTGGACCTTTGTGCAAAGGCTTGGGGAAGCAGTATTTATACCTGCTGGATGCCCACACCAAGTTAGGAATCTCAAGGTAATAAAAGAATACTAg
- the LOC126708393 gene encoding serine/threonine-protein phosphatase 7 long form homolog, which produces MAAANAGRIDYTQPGPIDDSVLSQQATHRSEAIWNGRDPGSITCRSRSSEFSKQPPMVDDRVRNIITTVGLEGLLWVPGREIDNGLITALVERWRPETHTFHMPHGEVTITLQDVEVLLGLPVDGDAITGSTQKTWVDVCRDFLGFRPVTQNNHKQLDGQRILINRLLEEVANPLPPDAEEDQLHKYARCYILALLGDTIFMDKSGDRVHLMWVQQLEDLHNPRRYSWGSACLAWLYRELCRASEDTSQIGGCLLLLQYWAWARFPYLCPTVERGPPVGAYGPPVRGPLSLKWLWVPNKKNRPAHIFRDRYREQLASMLPDQVVWQPYEAHFDDLPPWCVAGRAVWTATVPLVCFHLVAKHTPDRVVRQFGMIQEIPEAVNTDRVLHGIDLRGKIGVNWMQKHAVHILEWGNRFYRGCEAVLGDMPPEHEYHDWFKRVTRRFIDRPGAVVTLLVTSQCLLHVTVFLTMKPLLKDMSVC; this is translated from the exons aTGGCTGCTGCAAATGCTGGACGCATTGACTATACACAGCCTGGACCCATTGACGACTCGGTGTTGTCACAGCAGGCGACGCATCGGTCCGAAGCTATTTGGAATGGGCGG GATCCAGGGTCCATTACCTGCCGTAGTCGTAGTTCAGAGTTCTCCAAGCAACCTCCAATGGTGGACGACCGAGTGAGGAACATCATCACCACAGTTGGTTTGGAGGGACTCCTGTGGGTCCCGGGTAGAGAGATTGACAATGGCCTGATAACGGCCTTAGTGGAGCGATGGCGGCCCGAGACTCACACCTTTCACATGCCACATGGTGAGGTGACCATCACATTGCAGGATGTGGAGGTTCTTCTCGGGCTTCCTGTTGATGGTGACGCTATAACAGGGAGCACACAAAAAACTTGGGTGGATGTGTGCCGGGACTTCCTTGGCTTTCGACCTGTAACTCAAAACAACCATAAGCAACTTGATGGGCAGAGGATTCTCATCAACCGCCTTTTGGAGGAAGTTGCTAACCCATTGCCGCCTGATGCTGAAGAGGATCAGCTGCATAAGTACGCACGATGCTACATCCTAGCGCTATTGGGGGACACAATATTCATGGACAAATCCGGCGATAGGGTGCATCTAATGTGGGTGCAGCAGTTGGAAGACCTTCACAACCCACGGAGGTACAGTTGGGGAAGTGCTTGCCTTGCATGGTTGTATCGAGAGCTATGCAGGGCAAGCGAGGACACCAGTCAGATTGGTGGGTGCTTGCTGTTGCTCCAGTACTGGGCATGGGCCAGGTTCCCCTATTTGTGCCCGACAGTTGAGCGAGGCCCGCCAGTGGGTGCTTATGGTCCTCCAGTACGTGGTCCACTATCCCTGAA GTGGTTGTGGgtcccaaacaagaaaaataggcCCGCCCACATCTTCAGGGACAGGTATCGCGAGCAACTAGCTTCCATGTTGCCAGACCAG GTGGTGTGGCAGCCATATGAAGCTCATTTTGACGACCTCCCGCCGTGGTGTGTTGCAGGGAGGGCCGTATGGACGGCAACGGTGCCGCTTGTATGTTTCCACCTAGTAGCGAAACATACACCGGATCGTGTTGTTCGTCAATTCGGGATGATCCAAGAAATTCCCGAAGCTGTTAACACTGACAGAGTGCTTCATGGCATTGATTTGAGGGGGAAGATCGGTGTTAATTGGATGCAGAAACATGCTGTGCATATCCTTGAGTGGGGTAATCGCTTTTATCGGGGTTGTGAAGCAGTGCTTGGTGATATGCCTCCAGAGCACGAGTACCACGACTGGTTCAAAAGGGTGACTCGGAGGTTCATCGATAGGCCTGGTGCTGTAGTGACTCTGCTGGTAACTTCTCAATGTCTTCTACATGTTACCGTGTTTCTTACCATGAAACCACT ATTGAAGGATATGTCCGTTTGTTGA